The Polyangiaceae bacterium genome includes a region encoding these proteins:
- a CDS encoding EI24 domain-containing protein, protein MQAAPSPERPGFRAGFSSIFAGAAFLVRTPKSWPFAWVPALVLVVLALGLGWAAISGVNALVDGWLGAATSWYGKAAASALTWLGSVLGAILGLLVALALTPPLSSPALEHIVGLAERELGAPDRAPLGFLVEIWCGARAQAFAALFAVPILALLWVAELLFAPAVFVTVPLKLLVSALSLSWNLFDYPLTLRGVRMRDRLGMVLAYKAAALGFGLAFAILFWIPCFGVLLLPVGVAAATRLVWRILDSDPNLLPGVPRRALSSDRLLSPADAAAGSSDRS, encoded by the coding sequence GTGCAAGCTGCCCCGAGCCCCGAGCGCCCCGGCTTTCGAGCGGGGTTTTCGTCCATCTTCGCCGGCGCCGCGTTCCTGGTCCGAACCCCGAAGAGCTGGCCCTTCGCGTGGGTGCCGGCCCTGGTGCTGGTGGTGCTGGCGCTCGGCCTGGGCTGGGCAGCGATCAGCGGCGTGAACGCACTGGTCGACGGCTGGCTCGGCGCAGCCACCAGCTGGTACGGCAAGGCGGCGGCCAGCGCGCTCACCTGGCTCGGCTCCGTGCTGGGCGCCATCCTCGGCCTGCTCGTCGCGCTCGCGCTGACGCCGCCCCTCTCCAGCCCCGCGCTGGAGCACATCGTCGGGCTCGCCGAGCGGGAGCTCGGGGCACCCGACCGCGCCCCGCTCGGCTTCCTCGTGGAGATCTGGTGCGGCGCGCGCGCGCAGGCCTTCGCGGCGCTCTTCGCGGTCCCCATCCTCGCCCTGCTCTGGGTAGCCGAGCTCCTGTTCGCTCCGGCGGTGTTCGTGACGGTGCCGCTGAAGCTCTTGGTCTCGGCGCTCTCGCTCTCGTGGAACCTCTTCGACTACCCGCTCACGCTGCGCGGCGTGCGCATGCGCGACCGCCTAGGGATGGTGCTCGCCTACAAGGCCGCAGCGCTGGGCTTCGGTCTCGCGTTCGCGATCCTGTTCTGGATCCCGTGCTTCGGCGTGTTGCTGTTGCCGGTGGGGGTCGCCGCCGCGACGCGCCTGGTGTGGCGCATCCTCGACAGCGACCCGAACCTCTTGCCCGGAGTGCCTCGCCGAGCGCTCAGCTCAGATCGACTGCTATCCCCAGCCGACGCCGCAGCTGGAAGTAGCGATCGCTCGTGA
- a CDS encoding VWA domain-containing protein, whose product MHLRHLSKHALVASMALALWFGGCGSDDGGGGTAGGGGSANGSGTGGGSGSGSGGLAFGGGGGGTGGLAIGGGGGAGGSSGDACATTVVESTLVPANLFLVIDRSGSMDCNLPSDGQPSTQCEAFPKPIDTTKPTKWALTQTALQQAIDDLALAGNTSAGTVVFPRPASDCNVTQTPDVPIANLDATQVTALKTFLSGVVPKGKTPLAGATILSYAHLYELLKAGTLTGNLFVVLLTDGFESCAPAELGKLLSTDVPTAYNQLNIRTFVIGVPGSENGRALLSQIAYEGGTAKSSTCTHNATPADVGDCHFDMTKSANFSTDLQAALAQISGTVLSCEINVPKPPPGKKINTNDVKVTVTGNAVTQDSSTTCDQANGWQFSPDKAKIFLCGTACDDAKKPNAKIELDLGCLQDIR is encoded by the coding sequence GTGCACCTCCGCCACCTTTCCAAGCACGCGCTCGTCGCTTCCATGGCCTTGGCCCTCTGGTTCGGAGGCTGCGGCTCCGACGACGGAGGCGGCGGCACGGCCGGAGGCGGCGGCTCCGCCAACGGCAGCGGGACCGGCGGCGGCAGCGGCTCCGGCAGCGGTGGTCTGGCGTTCGGCGGCGGCGGCGGCGGCACTGGAGGCCTCGCCATCGGCGGCGGGGGTGGCGCCGGCGGCTCCTCCGGCGACGCCTGCGCCACGACCGTGGTCGAGAGCACGCTCGTGCCCGCGAACTTGTTCCTGGTCATCGACCGCAGCGGCAGCATGGACTGCAACCTGCCGTCGGACGGCCAGCCCTCGACGCAGTGCGAGGCCTTCCCCAAGCCCATCGACACCACCAAGCCGACCAAGTGGGCGCTGACCCAGACCGCGCTCCAGCAGGCCATCGACGACCTGGCACTCGCGGGCAACACCAGCGCGGGCACGGTCGTGTTCCCGCGCCCCGCCAGCGACTGCAACGTGACGCAGACGCCCGACGTGCCCATCGCCAACCTGGACGCGACGCAGGTCACCGCGCTGAAGACCTTCCTGAGCGGCGTGGTCCCGAAGGGCAAGACGCCGCTCGCCGGCGCGACCATCCTCTCCTACGCGCACCTCTACGAGTTGCTCAAGGCGGGCACCCTGACGGGCAACCTGTTCGTCGTCTTGCTCACCGACGGCTTCGAGAGCTGCGCCCCCGCCGAGCTCGGCAAGCTGCTCTCCACGGACGTGCCCACGGCGTACAACCAGCTCAACATCCGCACCTTCGTCATCGGTGTGCCGGGTAGCGAGAACGGCCGGGCGCTGCTCTCGCAGATCGCCTACGAAGGCGGCACCGCCAAGAGCTCGACCTGCACGCACAACGCCACGCCCGCCGACGTCGGCGACTGCCACTTCGACATGACCAAGAGCGCGAATTTCAGCACCGACTTGCAGGCCGCGCTGGCGCAGATCAGCGGCACCGTGCTCTCGTGCGAGATCAACGTGCCGAAGCCGCCGCCCGGCAAGAAGATCAACACCAACGACGTCAAGGTGACGGTCACGGGCAACGCGGTGACCCAGGACTCGTCCACGACCTGTGACCAGGCGAACGGTTGGCAGTTCAGCCCGGACAAGGCGAAGATCTTCTTGTGCGGCACGGCCTGCGACGACGCCAAGAAGCCGAACGCCAAGATCGAGCTCGACCTCGGGTGCCTTCAGGACATCCGCTGA
- a CDS encoding AgmX/PglI C-terminal domain-containing protein yields MPSGHPLIESTPGRRFGALFAGTLGVMCLHACSAAPSSAVPEPPRLDASAHAPLPKADAQADAEPVEDASPADALAGDAADASDAELSARPVPVLLIERPYLAWARPRPKGEVAAGAHDELLARWNLGGTSDPDFLSNRPSYHPGTRVKVEARVVSGKLPKAAPVDRRTGKPAVVLSETSLLARSRKHGYWPYRLCFERAVQQQGKQKGGETVLSFAVDARGRVGRPRLLRTKLDSAEVVECLLAETRELPLLPPPRRIQVELSVQVWPGDAPLPSLPPSPADPALAGPLDGEALEKALEVEREAFTSCYAQGLARDPGLWGRIQAHVQRDARGRVTAARQSESRFPDPEVVACVLGRLKETRLPVGGGPGFEIALRLGREPDRPPAATP; encoded by the coding sequence GTGCCTTCAGGACATCCGCTGATCGAGAGCACACCCGGGCGCCGCTTCGGCGCGCTATTCGCCGGTACGCTCGGCGTGATGTGCCTCCACGCCTGCTCGGCGGCGCCCTCGAGCGCCGTCCCGGAGCCGCCGCGACTCGACGCCTCGGCGCACGCACCTCTACCGAAGGCCGACGCCCAGGCGGACGCCGAGCCGGTCGAAGACGCGTCGCCGGCCGACGCGCTCGCCGGCGACGCCGCCGACGCGAGTGACGCCGAGCTCTCGGCTCGACCTGTCCCGGTGTTGCTGATCGAGCGCCCATACCTGGCCTGGGCTCGGCCACGCCCGAAGGGCGAGGTCGCCGCCGGCGCCCACGACGAGCTCCTGGCGCGCTGGAACCTCGGCGGAACGTCCGATCCGGACTTCCTTTCGAACCGACCGAGCTACCACCCGGGCACGCGGGTCAAGGTCGAGGCGCGGGTGGTGTCCGGCAAGCTGCCCAAGGCCGCGCCGGTCGATCGCCGCACTGGCAAACCCGCCGTGGTGCTCAGCGAGACCAGCCTGCTGGCTCGCTCCAGAAAGCATGGCTACTGGCCCTACCGCCTGTGCTTCGAGCGCGCGGTGCAGCAGCAGGGCAAACAGAAGGGCGGCGAAACGGTGCTCAGCTTCGCCGTGGACGCCCGCGGTCGCGTCGGCCGCCCGCGCCTGCTCCGGACCAAGCTCGATTCCGCCGAGGTGGTCGAGTGCCTGCTCGCCGAGACCCGCGAGCTCCCGCTGCTGCCGCCGCCCCGGCGAATCCAGGTCGAGCTATCCGTGCAGGTCTGGCCGGGAGACGCGCCCTTGCCGTCGCTCCCGCCGTCGCCGGCCGACCCTGCCCTGGCCGGCCCGCTCGACGGCGAAGCCCTGGAGAAGGCCCTGGAGGTCGAGCGCGAGGCCTTCACGAGCTGCTACGCGCAGGGGCTCGCACGGGACCCTGGACTTTGGGGCCGTATCCAAGCGCACGTGCAGCGCGACGCCCGCGGGCGGGTGACGGCAGCCCGCCAGAGCGAGAGCCGGTTCCCGGACCCCGAAGTGGTCGCCTGCGTGCTCGGGCGGCTCAAAGAAACCCGACTGCCTGTCGGCGGGGGACCCGGCTTCGAAATTGCCCTGCGCCTGGGACGTGAGCCCGACCGGCCTCCCGCTGCCACGCCCTGA
- a CDS encoding OmpA family protein yields MRTLRNTSVTASAVVLLALSAGAFMGCTAEASMSGSMEAGNAPPPPPPATPPDDDGDGIANADDKCPAEKEDGQPPDPKDGCPNQDPDGDGVMGAADKCPNEPETKNEFEDDDGCPDKKPLVMLVGSEVKISQKIQFKKGSAGIEDESKPILDAVADVLKKNPDLQLVEVGGHASKEGDAGFNKTLTQKRVDSVSKELVTRGVEKERLFSQGYGFYCLVDTGETPEAMEKNRRVEFKILWRGGKATDQTRGCEAAEKAGVKPKALPAKPWEAKKEAAPKAEEAKPAAAGEKKLAKPAAEKK; encoded by the coding sequence ATGCGTACTTTGCGAAACACGTCGGTTACGGCGTCCGCGGTGGTGCTGCTGGCGCTCAGCGCCGGCGCGTTCATGGGCTGCACGGCTGAAGCGAGCATGAGCGGCTCGATGGAGGCTGGAAATGCTCCTCCTCCGCCGCCCCCGGCGACCCCTCCGGATGACGATGGCGACGGCATCGCCAACGCGGACGACAAGTGCCCCGCCGAGAAGGAAGACGGCCAGCCGCCGGACCCCAAGGACGGCTGCCCGAACCAGGATCCGGACGGCGACGGGGTGATGGGCGCTGCTGACAAGTGCCCGAACGAGCCGGAGACCAAGAACGAGTTCGAGGACGACGACGGCTGCCCGGACAAGAAGCCGCTGGTCATGCTGGTCGGATCCGAAGTGAAGATCAGCCAGAAGATCCAGTTCAAGAAGGGCTCCGCCGGCATCGAGGACGAGTCCAAGCCGATCTTGGACGCGGTCGCGGACGTGCTGAAGAAGAACCCCGACCTGCAGCTGGTCGAGGTCGGCGGCCACGCCTCGAAGGAGGGCGACGCCGGCTTCAACAAGACGCTCACCCAGAAGCGCGTGGACTCGGTCTCCAAGGAGCTCGTGACCCGCGGCGTCGAGAAGGAGCGCCTGTTCTCGCAGGGCTACGGCTTCTACTGCCTGGTGGACACGGGCGAGACGCCCGAGGCGATGGAGAAGAACCGTCGCGTCGAGTTCAAGATCCTGTGGCGCGGCGGCAAGGCCACGGACCAGACGCGCGGCTGCGAAGCTGCGGAAAAGGCCGGCGTCAAGCCGAAGGCCCTCCCGGCCAAGCCGTGGGAGGCCAAGAAGGAGGCCGCTCCCAAGGCCGAAGAGGCCAAGCCGGCGGCCGCTGGAGAGAAGAAGCTCGCGAAGCCGGCTGCCGAGAAGAAGTAG
- a CDS encoding FxsA family protein: MGWLLFALFVVLPFVDLVLLLRVGGLIGFWPTVALTVGTGALGAWLAKREGLRVWRAWARALAELRTPEQGIIDGVLVIAGGALLMAPGVLTDVVGLSFLIPPTRRLVARLVRAAVDRRIASGRIHVVTSGFGSIDAAGGAPGGDVVDTTGESVGEAPELTQPKGD, translated from the coding sequence GTGGGCTGGCTGCTGTTCGCATTGTTCGTGGTCCTGCCCTTCGTGGACCTCGTGCTGCTCCTCCGGGTCGGCGGCCTGATCGGCTTCTGGCCCACGGTCGCGCTCACGGTGGGCACGGGCGCCCTGGGCGCGTGGCTCGCCAAGCGGGAGGGCTTGCGCGTGTGGCGCGCCTGGGCGCGCGCTCTGGCGGAGCTACGCACGCCGGAGCAGGGCATCATCGACGGAGTGCTCGTGATCGCCGGCGGTGCGCTCTTGATGGCGCCGGGGGTCCTCACCGATGTGGTCGGTCTGTCGTTTCTGATCCCGCCGACGCGCCGGCTCGTCGCCCGGCTGGTGCGAGCGGCCGTCGATCGCCGCATCGCGAGCGGTCGGATCCACGTCGTGACGAGCGGCTTCGGCTCCATCGATGCAGCGGGCGGCGCCCCCGGAGGCGACGTGGTGGACACGACCGGCGAGAGCGTCGGCGAGGCGCCGGAGCTGACGCAGCCGAAGGGCGACTGA
- a CDS encoding glycerate kinase translates to MRVLVAPDKLKGSLTAKAAAEAMARGVERAGGSVIGVLPLADGGEGSLEALLAAWGGELRSARVKGALGHEVVARLGLLEGGRTALVESAEAIGLARLSAHRDVLSASSYGVGQLIRAALDAGVERVLIALGGSATNDGGAGALQALGLELVGAPCPVTARDLDRVTRLERGSVDPRLAKVEVVALCDVSSPLTGPTGASLLFAAQKGASADEARALDRALARLAELAGFAADTPGAGAAGGLGFGLAAFAGARLAPGADFVLDAVELERRLRDAELVLTAEGCLDAQTLQGKLVCRLGERCQRAGVPVIAFAGRVAVEAALLAEHGLIAAFPLADGPMTEAESVARAGELLAGAVERVLALSARLRRTEHA, encoded by the coding sequence ATGCGAGTGCTCGTCGCGCCGGACAAGCTGAAGGGCAGCCTGACCGCGAAGGCCGCGGCGGAGGCGATGGCGCGGGGCGTCGAGCGCGCCGGCGGGAGCGTGATCGGGGTGCTTCCCCTCGCCGACGGCGGCGAGGGCAGCTTGGAGGCGCTGCTCGCTGCCTGGGGCGGCGAGCTCCGCTCGGCCCGGGTGAAGGGCGCGCTCGGCCACGAGGTCGTCGCGCGCCTCGGACTGCTCGAAGGCGGACGCACCGCGCTCGTCGAGAGCGCCGAAGCCATCGGGCTCGCCCGGCTCAGCGCTCACCGGGACGTGCTCTCGGCGTCGAGCTACGGCGTGGGCCAGCTGATCCGCGCGGCGCTGGACGCGGGCGTGGAGCGCGTGCTGATCGCGCTCGGTGGCAGCGCGACCAACGACGGCGGCGCCGGCGCGCTGCAAGCGCTGGGTCTCGAGCTGGTGGGAGCGCCCTGCCCCGTGACCGCGCGGGACCTCGACCGCGTCACGCGCCTCGAGCGCGGCAGCGTGGATCCGCGCCTGGCGAAGGTCGAGGTCGTCGCGCTGTGCGACGTGTCGAGCCCGCTCACTGGACCGACCGGCGCGTCGCTGCTGTTCGCAGCGCAGAAAGGCGCGAGCGCGGACGAAGCGCGGGCGCTCGACCGCGCGCTCGCACGCCTCGCAGAGCTGGCGGGCTTCGCCGCGGACACACCGGGCGCCGGCGCGGCAGGGGGGCTCGGCTTCGGCCTCGCGGCGTTCGCCGGCGCGCGGCTCGCGCCGGGCGCGGACTTCGTGCTCGACGCCGTCGAGCTCGAGCGCCGCCTGCGGGACGCGGAGCTGGTGCTCACGGCCGAAGGCTGTCTGGACGCGCAGACGCTGCAAGGCAAGCTGGTCTGCCGGCTCGGGGAGCGCTGCCAGCGCGCGGGCGTCCCGGTGATCGCGTTCGCCGGCCGCGTCGCCGTCGAAGCCGCGCTGCTCGCCGAGCACGGCTTGATCGCGGCCTTCCCGCTGGCCGACGGCCCGATGACCGAGGCGGAGAGTGTGGCGCGCGCCGGCGAGCTGCTCGCGGGCGCGGTGGAGCGCGTGCTCGCGCTGTCAGCGCGCCTTCGACGGACAGAGCACGCGTAG
- a CDS encoding membrane dipeptidase, giving the protein MTRAVLLPLAALCLSLLPLPVAGAPVAERPLPVVDLNVHLPYQLVAQGRSLTHASGQADAPRLRRGGVIGVVLPLVGGERRARPEPAYHTLYRALWAGPELRIPGCRRPGPGIRTWLALEGGATLAAAPTSAGLWATRGVRLFGLVHDRDGELATSAMTPPPVLTGLTPLGREVTRKVYAAGGVVDVSHASEMTLRDVLEIARETGAPVVASHANARALAEHPRNLTDSQLADIGRSGGVVGISFHRRLLARGREAELSHVVAHIRHVAKVAGIDAVAIGSGFEGGITPPHALLNATRFPRLGQALADSGMPRHEVRKVLAGNALRVLCPSKAR; this is encoded by the coding sequence ATGACCCGGGCGGTCCTGCTCCCGCTCGCTGCCCTCTGCCTGTCTCTCCTGCCGCTGCCCGTCGCCGGCGCACCCGTCGCCGAGCGGCCGCTACCGGTCGTCGATCTGAACGTTCACCTGCCGTACCAGCTGGTGGCGCAAGGCCGCTCGCTGACCCACGCCTCGGGCCAGGCGGACGCGCCGCGGCTGCGCCGGGGCGGGGTGATCGGGGTCGTCTTGCCGCTCGTGGGAGGCGAGCGTCGAGCGCGTCCAGAGCCCGCGTATCACACGCTCTATCGCGCGCTCTGGGCGGGCCCCGAGCTGCGCATTCCGGGTTGCCGCCGCCCCGGACCGGGCATTCGGACCTGGCTCGCCCTCGAAGGCGGAGCGACCTTGGCGGCGGCGCCGACCAGCGCCGGGCTCTGGGCCACGCGCGGCGTGCGCCTGTTCGGTCTGGTCCACGATCGCGACGGCGAGCTCGCGACCAGCGCGATGACGCCGCCCCCCGTGCTCACCGGGCTCACCCCGCTCGGCAGGGAAGTGACGCGCAAGGTGTACGCCGCGGGCGGCGTCGTGGACGTGTCCCACGCCTCCGAGATGACGCTCCGGGACGTGCTCGAGATCGCTCGCGAGACCGGCGCGCCGGTGGTGGCGTCCCACGCCAACGCGCGGGCGCTGGCCGAGCACCCGCGGAACCTCACGGACTCCCAGCTCGCCGACATCGGGCGGAGCGGCGGTGTGGTCGGCATCAGCTTCCACCGGCGCCTTCTGGCCCGAGGTCGCGAGGCGGAGCTGTCGCACGTGGTCGCGCACATCCGGCACGTGGCCAAAGTGGCGGGCATCGACGCGGTGGCGATCGGCTCGGGATTCGAGGGCGGGATCACGCCGCCGCACGCGCTCTTGAATGCGACGCGCTTTCCGCGCCTCGGCCAAGCGCTCGCGGACTCCGGCATGCCGAGGCACGAGGTGCGCAAGGTGCTCGCGGGCAACGCGCTACGCGTGCTCTGTCCGTCGAAGGCGCGCTGA
- a CDS encoding Hsp20/alpha crystallin family protein, with protein MANIAVHKEPQAKSTRPEREWDPFRTMRDVLRWDPFGEIAPRWFGEDLGFNAAFEVKESKDAFVFKADLPGIRAEDLDVKLTQNRLTVSGKREAEKSEKGDTFYTFERSYGSFVRSFTLPEGVDGEKVEADLKDGVLTLKVPKKPEAQPKQINVKSK; from the coding sequence ATGGCAAACATCGCAGTTCACAAGGAACCTCAGGCCAAATCGACGCGCCCGGAGCGGGAGTGGGATCCATTCCGCACCATGCGTGACGTGTTGCGCTGGGATCCCTTCGGTGAAATTGCTCCTCGCTGGTTCGGGGAGGATCTGGGTTTCAACGCAGCCTTCGAGGTCAAGGAGAGCAAGGACGCCTTCGTGTTCAAGGCCGATCTGCCCGGGATCAGGGCCGAGGATCTGGACGTCAAGCTGACCCAGAACCGGCTGACCGTCTCCGGCAAGCGCGAGGCCGAGAAGTCCGAGAAGGGCGACACCTTCTACACCTTCGAGCGCTCCTACGGCAGCTTCGTGCGGTCGTTCACCCTGCCCGAGGGCGTGGACGGCGAGAAGGTCGAGGCCGACCTCAAGGACGGCGTCTTGACCTTGAAGGTGCCGAAGAAGCCCGAAGCGCAGCCGAAGCAGATCAACGTCAAGAGCAAGTGA